In Silene latifolia isolate original U9 population chromosome 3, ASM4854445v1, whole genome shotgun sequence, a single window of DNA contains:
- the LOC141647255 gene encoding B3 domain-containing protein REM16-like: MEMSLSQNDDQCKTWEEEMYWKHFHAMHFYIVLPKDFHHHLVLPSKFAEHVSSNLPNKVSLIGPSSSSWDVEVSKAGKKVSLVGDGWKDFAKAYNLEENLMMVFKYKQNSSFEALIFDKKNMCEKESSYFVKKSLPRLENKIDRKRSVGDIASTELLGDNDDVGRFECVYSKKPKKDIAETPRTIPTDEEFSEDNDDDDYDDDDDDPEFIMSDKAIDDFIVEVVGSKSCLSNEVVTKERGGPSEATKTKAQAARKPGEDITARELYQLNGVEQTPTENEERDVHEKVVSSAVNKCNATSEDALSVEVMNGDSLPTTNNTRKPGGKRGRPGRRSLSNSVRKLVFKSGSKRLSKEYVSHRRPVTSEEMEDALRRANEALPEGGFIVMMRPTGVYKRFYLSIPAEWVSKNLPNRHKEVILRVGEKTWVTMFHYYGRRGHTGGLATGWKNFAIQNNLEDSDVCVFKPATKKDDATLILDVEIFRVVQEITPLTPLICSV; this comes from the exons ATGGAGATGTCGTTATCGCAAAATGATGATCAATGCAAGACATGGGAAGAGGAGATGTATTGGAAACATTTTCATGCCATGCACTTTTATATTGTCCTTCCTAAGGACTTTCATCATCACCTT GTGCTTCCTTCCAAATTTGCTGAACATGTGTCAAGCAATTTACCCAACAAGGTGTCTCTTATAGGCCCGAGTAGCTCCTCTTGGGACGTAGAGGTATCAAAGGCCGGCAAAAAAGTTTCTCTTGTTGGAGATGGATGGAAAGATTTTGCTAAAGCCTATAATTTGGAAGAAAATCTTATGATGGTGTTTAAGTATAAGCAAAACTCGAGTTTTGAGGCTTTGATCTTTGACAAAAAGAATATGTGTGAGAAGGAATCTAGCTACTTCGTTAAGAAATCCTTGCCGAGGCTTGAAAATAAAATTGATAGAAAGAGAAGTGTGGGCGATATAGCTAGCACTGAGCTATTGGGAGATAATGATGATGTTGGTCGCTTTGAGTGTGTATATTCCAAGAAGCCGAAGAAGGATATTGCCGAAACCCCAAGGACAATCCCTACTGATGAAGAATTTTCTgaggataatgatgatgatgattacgacgacgatgatgatgatcCTGAATTTATTATGTCGGACAAGGCGATAGACGATTTCATTGTGGAGGTAGTAGGCTCAAAGAGTTGTTTGTCAAATGAAGttgttacaaaagagagaggcgGACCAAGTGAGGCAACCAAAACCAAAGCCCAAGCTG CGAGGAAGCCAGGTGAAGATATCACTGCTAGGGAGCTCTATCAATTGAATGGAGTGGAGCAAACTCCGACAGAAAATGAAGAGAGGGATGTGCATGAAAAGGTTGTTAGTAGTGCTGTTAACAAGTGTAATGCAACTTCTGAGGATGCTTTATCTGTTGAAGTCATGAATGGAGACAGTTTGCCCACAACGAATAATACTCGTAAACCTGGCGGGAAAAGGGGTAGGCCAGGAAGGCGATCGCTTTCAAATTCTGTTAGAAAACTGGTGTTCAAAAGTG GTAGCAAGAGGCTTTCCAAGGAGTACGTGTCTCATAGAAGGCCGGTGACTAGTGAAGAGATGGAGGATGCTTTAAGACGGGCAAATGAAGCATTGCCTGAAGGAGGCTTCATTGTGATGATGCGGCCTACTGGTGTTTACAAGCGATTTTACTTG aGCATTCCAGCAGAATGGGTGAGCAAAAACCTTCCTAATCGACACAAGGAAGTGATCCTCCGTGTAGGCGAGAAAACATGGGTCACAATGTTTCACTATTACGGTCGAAGGGGACATACAGGTGGGCTTGCAACTGGGTGGAAGAACTTTGCTATTCAAAACAATTTGGAAGACTCTGATGTTTGTGTCTTTAAACCAGCTACTAAAAAGGATGATGCTACACTAATCCTTGATGTTGAAATATTCCGAGTTGTCCAAGAAATTACACCTCTTACCCCTTTGATCTGTTCCGTATGA
- the LOC141647256 gene encoding putative transcription factor At3g04930: MVDDPMLTISPNFPSSDLDYDVVSSYNSSDDDDDVDVEPLNDIVSSPSPSSDSLPPPPSAAVTIAITPPPPTTTITTLALPTTTNTTASTAAVDSRRLFQRLWTDEDEIELLQGFLDYTATRGPTASGHYHDTAAFYDQIQSKLQLHFNKNQLVEKLRRLKKKYRTVLAKINSNNNSKDFVFKSPHDQATFEISAKIWTNLSPPNPIPTLTTPATAYQGGGGGSVMGGDFNDGDYIHNVNPVTVVAATPPRPANSSYVVSQINLNSAGVGVGGGGGGFDPMLTSLTGNGGGLPKLCTRKRSRISTPTKMEEKCADISNASADNTVAATNNNVGSVGVNSPLQGLVEETLRNCLSPVLKELISSVVNGAGNAGQSGLEGGGGGVEGGSGRFKGVGELGLNAMPLNFSGVGVEGGVDEKWRKQQILELEVYSKRLELVQEQIKVSLEELRSMES, encoded by the coding sequence ATGGTTGACGATCCGATGCTCACCATCTCCCCCAACTTCCCCTCTTCCGATCTCGACTACGACGTCGTTTCCTCCTACAACTCCTCCGACGATGACGACGACGTCGACGTCGAACCCCTAAACGACATCGTCTCTTCCCCCTCCCCCTCCTCCGACTCCCTCCCTCCTCCTCCATCCGCCGCCGTCACCATCGCCATCAccccaccaccacccaccaccacaaTCACCACTCTCGCTctccccaccaccaccaacaccaccgccTCCACCGCCGCAGTCGACTCCCGCCGTCTCTTCCAACGCCTATGGACCGACGAAGACGAGATCGAACTTCTCCAAGGCTTCCTCGACTACACCGCCACCCGCGGCCCCACCGCTTCCGGTCACTACCATGACACCGCCGCCTTCTACGATCAAATCCAATCCAAACTCCAACTCCATTTCAACAAAAACCAGCTCGTCGAGAAACTCCGCCGGTTGAAGAAGAAATACCGTACTGTTCTTGCTAAAATCAATTCCAACAACAATTCCAAAGATTTCGTGTTTAAATCTCCTCATGATCAGGCTACTTTCGAGATTTCCGCCAAGATCTGGACTAATTTGTCCCCTCCTAACCCTATCCCTACCCTTACTACCCCTGCTACTGCTTACCAAGGCGGCGGCGGCGGCAGCGTCATGGGTGGAGATTTTAATGACGGGGATTATATTCATAACGTGAACCCGGTTACGGTTGTAGCTGCCACCCCGCCTAGACCGGCGAATAGTAGTTATGTTGTTAGTCAGATTAATCTGAATTCGGCCGGTGTGGGTGTGGGTGGAGGTGGGGGAGGGTTTGATCCTATGTTGACTAGTTTGACCGGGAATGGGGGTGGATTGCCGAAGTTGTGTACGAGAAAGCGGTCAAGGATATCCACCCCCACGAAAATGGAGGAGAAGTGTGCTGATATTAGTAATGCTAGTGCTGATAATACTGTTGCTGCTACTAATAATAATGTGGGTAGTGTTGGTGTGAATTCGCCGTTGCAGGGATTGGTGGAGGAGACGTTGAGGAATTGTTTGTCACCGGTGTTGAAGGAGCTTATTAGTAGTGTGGTTAATGGCGCGGGTAATGCTGGTCAGAGTGGAttagaaggaggaggaggaggagtagagGGAGGAAGTGGCAGGTTTAAGGGGGTTGGGGAGTTGGGATTGAATGCTATGCCATTGAATTTTTCAGGGGTGGGTGTGGAAGGGGGAGTTGATGAGAAGTGGAGGAAACAACAGATACTTGAATTGGAAGTGTACTCGAAGCGATTGGAGTTGGTTCAGGAACAAATTAAGGTGTCATTGGAGGAGCTTAGGTCTATGGAAAGTTGA
- the LOC141647257 gene encoding uncharacterized protein LOC141647257 yields the protein MASTITKPTPFYFQLTSPSLPKPKFHQCSPKIHSFRAPKLCIKSVDVSKEDKPISEEPKSEIPFSGSEELTTTEEEESFDKKRLEEKFAVLNTGIYECRSCGYKYDEAAGDPSYPVPPGLPFAQLPEDWRCPTCGAAKSFFDSKSVEIAGFAQNQQFGLGGNSLTSGQKAILIYGTLFLFFGLFLSGYFLQ from the coding sequence ATGGCTTCAACCATAACAAAACCAACACCCTTCTACTTCCAACTTACCTCACCTTCACTTCCAAAACCCAAATTTCATCAATGTTCACCAAAAATCCACAGTTTTAGAGCACCAAAACTATGCATTAAGTCGGTTGATGTGTCGAAAGAAGACAAACCCATTTCAGAGGAGCCAAAATCAGAGATACCCTTTTCAGGATCAGAGGAATTAACAACTACAGAAGAAGAAGAGAGTTTTGATAAGAAAAGATTGGAAGAGAAGTTCGCGGTGTTGAATACTGGGATATATGAATGTAGGTCATGTGGGTATAAATATGATGAGGCAGCTGGTGATCCTAGTTACCCTGTCCCGCCCGGGCTACCTTTTGCGCAGTTGCCGGAAGATTGGAGATGTCCGACTTGCGGTGCTGCTAAAAGTTTCTTTGATAGTAAGAGTGTGGAGATTGCTGGTTTTGCTCAAAATCAGCAGTTTGGTTTAGGGGGTAATTCGCTTACTTCTGGACAGAAAGCTATTCTTATTTATGGTACTTTGTTTCtgttttttggtttgtttttaTCTGGTTATTTTTTGCAATAG